Proteins encoded in a region of the Scyliorhinus canicula chromosome 2, sScyCan1.1, whole genome shotgun sequence genome:
- the ndufb3 gene encoding NADH dehydrogenase [ubiquinone] 1 beta subcomplex subunit 3: MGTGPELPDSRSWSAEGTPLETVQERLQRRGLRDPWARNEAWRFSGGFAKPIAFSDIFFRGFKWGFAAFVVALGVEYALFSPKKNGGHH, encoded by the exons ATGGGAACCGGACCGGAGCTGCCGGATTCTCGGAGCTGGAGCGCGGAGGGGACCCCGCTGGAGACTGTGCAGGAGAGGCTGCAGCGGCGGGGCCTGAGGGACCCCTGGGCACG CAATGAGGCCTGGCGGTTCAGCGGAGGCTTTGCTAAACCAATTGCATTCAGTGATATCTTCTTTCGAGGCTTCAAGTGGGGATTTGCAGCATTTGTTGTGGCTTTGGGTGTTGAATATGCACTATTTTCACCCAAGAAGAATGGAGGACATCACTAG